A genomic stretch from Neodiprion fabricii isolate iyNeoFabr1 chromosome 3, iyNeoFabr1.1, whole genome shotgun sequence includes:
- the LOC124177430 gene encoding uncharacterized protein LOC124177430 isoform X2, translating to MKLLILILTVAAAAEDSKWIWGDEEKARAGDNRNIRYNVHEYPDNSDGGFASQNQFRPQYPGPYGPNSRPIRPGDGNQVLVGPDGPSGIIGRPGNNRPFRPGGDGFDHNSGPVVPGVNVDPILSGPVPSWIRNDPRYQEFDTCKCSRGFNCPGVKFGSCSRGKQYCCFSSRKYGGTGNGYQQFNGNYPNRPQYPGNLPFRPFNAIPPEYYENGNNYGGDYDGDYYGQYQNGGYDRPYNNYNRPYNNYGNGPDGYYDRPYRGPYAPGYAGNNNPYFNWQNPYNRPRPYDFDDYGRVAGKSKSKNDKTANDVPTSPSTDGETSKDN from the exons ATGAAGCTTTTGATCTTGATACTGACGGTCGCCGCTGCGGCCGAAGACAGCAAGTGGATCTGGGGCGACGAAGAAAAGGCAAGAGCCGGCGATAATAGAAATATCAG ATACAACGTACACGAGTACCCGGATAATTCCGACGGCGGGTTCGCGTCGCAGAATCAATTTAGACCCCAATATCCAGGACCGTATGGACCGAACAGCAGGCCTATCAGACCCGGAGATGGTAACCAAGTTCTCGTCGGACCGGATGGACCGAGTGGAATTATTGGCAG ACCGGGCAACAACAGACCGTTCAGGCCTGGCGGTGATGGATTTGACCACAATTCCGGGCCGGTTGTGCCGGGTGTAAACGTGGACCCGATACTGTCTGGTCCAGTCCCGTCGTGGATAAGAAACGACCCTCGGTACCAGGAATTCGACACCTGCAAGTGCAGCCGTGGGTTCAACTGCCCCGGCGTGAAATTT GGCTCCTGCTCCAGGGGAAAACAATACTGCTGCTTCAGCAGCCGGAAGTACGGCGGTACCGGGAACGGGTATCAGCAGTTCAACGGAAACTACCCCAACAGGCCGCAATATCCG GGCAACCTGCCGTTCAGACCCTTCAACGCGATTCCCCCCGAGTACTATGAAAACGGGAACAATTATGGGGGCGATTACGACGGCGATTATTACGGACAGTATCAAAACGGCGGCTACGACAGGCCCTACAACAACTACAACAGGCCCTATAATAATTATGGAAACGGGCCGGACGGCTACTACGACAGGCCTTATCGGGGGCCCTATGCCCCCGGCTACGCGGGCAACAACAACCCCTACTTCAACTGGCAAAACCCATACAACAGGCCCAGGCCCTACGACTTTGACGACTACGGGAGGGTGGCTGGGAAATCGAAGAGTAAAAACGATAAAACCGCCAACGACGTGCCAACTAGTCCCAGCACTGACGGTGAAACGAGCAAGGACAATTAA
- the LOC124177430 gene encoding uncharacterized protein LOC124177430 isoform X1, giving the protein MKLLILILTVAAAAEDSKWIWGDEEKARAGDNRNIRYNVHEYPDNSDGGFASQNQFRPQYPGPYGPNSRPIRPGDGNQVLVGPDGPSGIIGRAQRFLIELFSDLLFRPGNNRPFRPGGDGFDHNSGPVVPGVNVDPILSGPVPSWIRNDPRYQEFDTCKCSRGFNCPGVKFGSCSRGKQYCCFSSRKYGGTGNGYQQFNGNYPNRPQYPGNLPFRPFNAIPPEYYENGNNYGGDYDGDYYGQYQNGGYDRPYNNYNRPYNNYGNGPDGYYDRPYRGPYAPGYAGNNNPYFNWQNPYNRPRPYDFDDYGRVAGKSKSKNDKTANDVPTSPSTDGETSKDN; this is encoded by the exons ATGAAGCTTTTGATCTTGATACTGACGGTCGCCGCTGCGGCCGAAGACAGCAAGTGGATCTGGGGCGACGAAGAAAAGGCAAGAGCCGGCGATAATAGAAATATCAG ATACAACGTACACGAGTACCCGGATAATTCCGACGGCGGGTTCGCGTCGCAGAATCAATTTAGACCCCAATATCCAGGACCGTATGGACCGAACAGCAGGCCTATCAGACCCGGAGATGGTAACCAAGTTCTCGTCGGACCGGATGGACCGAGTGGAATTATTGGCAG GGCTCAACGCTTTCTGATAGAGCTTTTTTCGGACCTTCTTTTTAGACCGGGCAACAACAGACCGTTCAGGCCTGGCGGTGATGGATTTGACCACAATTCCGGGCCGGTTGTGCCGGGTGTAAACGTGGACCCGATACTGTCTGGTCCAGTCCCGTCGTGGATAAGAAACGACCCTCGGTACCAGGAATTCGACACCTGCAAGTGCAGCCGTGGGTTCAACTGCCCCGGCGTGAAATTT GGCTCCTGCTCCAGGGGAAAACAATACTGCTGCTTCAGCAGCCGGAAGTACGGCGGTACCGGGAACGGGTATCAGCAGTTCAACGGAAACTACCCCAACAGGCCGCAATATCCG GGCAACCTGCCGTTCAGACCCTTCAACGCGATTCCCCCCGAGTACTATGAAAACGGGAACAATTATGGGGGCGATTACGACGGCGATTATTACGGACAGTATCAAAACGGCGGCTACGACAGGCCCTACAACAACTACAACAGGCCCTATAATAATTATGGAAACGGGCCGGACGGCTACTACGACAGGCCTTATCGGGGGCCCTATGCCCCCGGCTACGCGGGCAACAACAACCCCTACTTCAACTGGCAAAACCCATACAACAGGCCCAGGCCCTACGACTTTGACGACTACGGGAGGGTGGCTGGGAAATCGAAGAGTAAAAACGATAAAACCGCCAACGACGTGCCAACTAGTCCCAGCACTGACGGTGAAACGAGCAAGGACAATTAA
- the LOC124177428 gene encoding uncharacterized protein LOC124177428: MSSRMEMQMMNEVQESSKCVKVLYMIWKFFACVFSHVTLISLVVAYCLLGGLAFQALEAPNEIKVRESISLLRTNVTGELWKMTLECNVLDQENWTREARGQLETFEKDLLQKMEREGWDGSEPEAELQWTFPGALFYSIIVITTIGYGHIAPRTAFGKVVTIFYAILGIPLMLLCLSSIGDVMASSFRFLYWKICCYVCTKPPRRRRGRNARGTIRQPGRYSNRTASLRRSVRVSQRSADSALGLSESVGRSSYSDMDYRYHLEGMDLATDFPSTRPSTMSRYSDIPVSSPKVKGGRLTTGTASLDRKVAVDPTEANRMPVYFNKYALDPEDERQNGQPSKVGSRKPDNLNVRDTVDEASRTNRACGTGSLPRNHHLAVESSNFRRQFSQPPPEIREPQASISTDVDSMKRSMRMRRAQSYYGPGRHQRHASPSTRYISSIGYAVHRQNYVDDFDVDYDYYADDGALQVLKPVPIWLCVFLVVSYIFGGGFLFSTWEQWAFFDSAYFCFITLTTIGFGDFVPQGLAGKGSIALCSLYLLFGISLLAMSFNLVQEEVINNVKSLAKSLGIIKDEEGEEDEDD; encoded by the exons ATGTCATCAAGGATGGAGATGCAAATGATGAACGAGGTCCAGGAGTCCTCGAAGTGCGTCAAGGTACTCTACATGATATGGAAGTTCTTCGCGTGTGTCTTTAGTCACGTGACGCTAATCAGCCTTGTCGTGGCTTACTGCCTCCTCGGAGGCTTGGCGTTCCAGGCTTTGGAAGCACCGAATGAAATAAAG GTTAGGGAGAGCATAAGTCTGCTGCGGACGAACGTGACGGGTGAATTGTGGAAAATGACACTCGAATGCAACGTCCTGGATCAGGAAAATTGGACGAGGGAAGCCAGGGGTCAATTAGAG ACGTTTGAGAAGGACTTACTGCAAAAGATGGAACGTGAAGGGTGGGATGGTTCCGAGCCGGAAGCAGAACTGCAGTGGACTTTCCCCGGCGCTCTCTTCTACTCGATTATCGTTATTACCACCATCG GATACGGACACATCGCGCCTAGAACGGCGTTTGGAAAAGttgtgacaattttttacgcCATTCTTGGAATACCTTTGATGCTTCTCTGCTTGTCGAGCATCGGCGACGTCATGGCGTCCAGTTTTAG GTTTTTATACTGGAAAATTTGCTGCTACGTCTGCACTAAGCCTCCACGAAGACGTCGAGGTCGCAACGCCAGAGGCACCATTCGACAACCAGG AAGGTATTCCAACCGAACGGCGTCGTTGAGGAGGTCAGTCCGCGTCAGCCAGAGATCAGCGGATTCGGCTCTCGGTTTGTCGGAAAGTGTCGGAAGGTCGTCTTACTCGGACATGGATTACAG GTATCACCTCGAGGGAATGGACTTGGCTACTGATTTCCCGAGTACGAGGCCCTCGACGATGTCAAGGTATTCGGACATCCCGGTATCTTCGCCCAAGGTCAAAG GGGGAAGACTCACAACGGGAACGGCATCGCTGGACCGAAAAGTTGCGGTGGATCCCACCGAAGCCAATCGGATGCCCGTTTATTTCAACAAGTACGCACTGGATCCCGAAGACGAGAGACAGAATGGCCAGCCCTCCAAAG tcggTTCGAGGAAGCCGGATAATTTGAACGTCCGCGACACCGTCGATGAGGCTTCGCGAACGAACAGAGCTTGCGGTACCGGCTCCCTACCTCGAAATCATCACCTGGCTGTTGAGTCTTCGAATTTTCGACGTCAGTTTTCGCAGCCACCCCCGGAAATCCGAGAGCCACAAGCATCCATCAGCACCGATGTGGATTCGATGAAAAGAAGTATGAGAATGCGGCGAGCTCAGAGTTACTACGGTCCTG GTCGGCATCAGCGGCACGCTTCTCCCTCCACGCGATACATATCGTCGATTGGATACGCGGTCCACAGGCAGAATTACGTCGACGACTTTGACGTCGACTACGACTATTACGCCGACGACGGTGCCCTGCAGGTTCTCAAGCCCGTCCCAATCTGGCTTTGCGTCTTTCTGGTGGTCAGCTACATTTTCGGTGGTGGTTTTCTCTTCAGTACATGGGAACAATGGGCGTTCTTTGACTCTGCCTACTTCTGCTTCATCACCCTGACCACGATCG GTTTTGGTGACTTTGTACCGCAAGGGCTCGCAGGGAAGGGAAGCATCGCCTTGTGCTCTTTGTACCTGTTGTTCGGAATCTCCCTCTTGGCCATGAGCTTTAATTTGGTCCAGGAAGAAGTTATCAACAACGTGAAGAGCCTCGCGAAG